tgtgtgtgtgtgtgtgtgtgtgtgtgtgtgtatgtagatgtgtgtgtgtgtgtgtgtgtgtgtgtgtgtaggtgtgtgtgtgtttacaccactgctgtcctATAGGAATGTGTAAATGAATATTTATCTCTGCTGTATGGTATGCCTGTCTGAGTCAGACAGATTATAGCATGTGTAGATATTGTGCTAGTCAGCTCTGTCTACAGGAGAAAACCACCTGTTCATTCAACCACCTGTCTATAGACAGTGAATCATGGTAGTGCTTTATTCTGAGACGCAAATGATGGGTTACTACCTGGAAATAAACTGTTGAGGGAAAATAGAAAGAGTGAGAAAGTATTTACTCAACTgctaaacacttttttttaacaGAAGCCAATTTCAACCTTTTAAGGTGGATAATTTGACCCAAGTTATTGACTCGACACCCAAAACCAAATGTCCAGCTGTCACAAGAGACTACTTTGTAGGTGCACCGTGGAACAGAGATCATGAAACATATATTAACGGGGTCTTTCCTCAGGCTGTAGCTTGTTCCTCTGCAGTGCTGCCTTGTGATCAGAGTGTTAAAGATGTTTTGGATCAAGAATGTATAGCTCTAAATGGAGGATTCTCAGGCTGTAAAAACATCATTGAATTTAGGGGGCATCGTGATCACATTGTAGACCCTGTTGGTGCAGACACTACAGCTGTTCTTTATACAGAGACTGTGGAGGAAGACATCTTGACTAGTCAGAGACTGTGGACAGAAGACATGTTGGCTAGTCAGAGACTGTGGAGGAAGACATCTTGGCTAGTCAGAGACTGTGGAGGAAGACATCTTGGCTAGTCAGAGACTGTGGAGGAAGACATCTTGGCTAGTCAGAGACTGTGGACAGAAGACATCTTGGCTAGTCAGAGACTGGAGGAAGACATCTGGGCTAGTCAGAGACTGGAGGAAGACATCTTGGCTAGTCAGAGACTGTGGAGGAAGACATCTTGGCTAGTCAGAGACTGTGGAGGAAGACATCTTGGCTAGTCAGAGACTGTGGAGGAAGACATCTTGGCTAGTCAGAGACTGTGGAGGAAGACATCTTGGCTAGTCAAGGCAACAAAAACAAGACATTTGATCTCCCCCCAACAAGGAAGAGcacaaacacaacactgactagGGGTTTTGGGCTCATAAAGTGAAATACTTATTTCTACCACAAAGCATAGTGCATGTGTAGTAGCTCTTACACCAGTTGTTTCAGTGAAACACGTCCCTTGAGTACTTGCTACGGCTTTATCGCAATGGGTGAACACTGTCTGGTGTTGCACAGGAGACCCTGGGTTCAAACACACGTCTCTCACCTCGATTGAATGTTTGACTGACCTCTACAGGTACGGTGATCCTCTAACAGGATGAAGCCTGGTCTGCAGTGACACTGAGCTTGTTCCTGGTTCACACTACACAGCTGGGAACAGCCTCCGTTGTTCAGGGCGCAGGGGGTCACCtctagggttagaggtcagaggttagagatGGGGGAGTCAGTGTCTCATGTCTGTATTACATATTTATTTTGTGTATAtcctgtctgtatatcctgtctgtatatcctgtctgtctgtatggtctgtctgtatatcctgtctgtctgtatggtctgtctgtatatcctgtctgtctgtatggtctgtctgtatatcctgtctgtctgtaaggtctgtctgtatatcctgtctgtatatcctgtctgtctgtatggtctgtctgtatatcctgtctgtctgtatggtctgtctgtatatcctgtctgtatatcctgtctgtctgtatggtctgtctgtatatcctgtctgtatatcctgtctgtctgtatggtctgtctgtatattctgtttatTGTCTGGTAACATTTCACCAGATCAAATGTTTGGTACATGTAAATGTGCTTGGTGATTAAAGGTGATTGGGACTCTGTATAGGACTATAGCAGGTGTGCAGGCTGTATGTGTTATGATAGGGCTGGAATAAAGTCCCTGCAGGAGGGTGACTCTCCAGGAGTAGGGCTGGAATAAAGACCCTGGAGGAGGGTTACTCTCCAGGAGTAGGGCTGGAATAAAGACCCTGCAGGGGGGTGACTCTCCAGGAGTAGGGCTGGAATAAAGACCCTGCAGGAGGGTGACTCTCCAGGAGTAGTGTTGGCCACTCCTGCATTTAGACTTTACCTTCACTGAGCCCCAGCAATTTAAAACAGGACTGTCTTCCAACAGACACAGCTGGTCCCAATCCACTCCCTACCCATCAAAGAGTTAGTTCCAAGAGGAAGGGGAAAGAAGTGAATTGGGACCGGCTGCCACAGTCTACCAAGCACAGCACTGACTTCCTGGTCAGTCactcagttagtcagttagtgaGAGATGATGCGTGTAACAGATATTCTGATGTCACTGAGGTAATAatgtagaaaacagagagagctGCACATGTCTCCTTTCATTACCTCTTTCTCTCCTAACACATCTATGCACATCATCTATACTTATCTCCACACCTCATCTCCACACAATCTATACACATCATCTCCACACTTCATCTCCACACCTCATCTCCACACATCATCTCTACACATCATCTCTACACATCATCTCTACACATCATCTATACACATCATCTCTACACATCATCTCCACCTCATCTCTACACATCTCCACACATCATCTATACACATGTCTACACATCATCTCTACACATCATCTCTACACAGCAACTAACAGGGTTAAGTACAGGGACCCTTAACTTCTCACCTGCCCAAACACAGAGGACACAGTCGATGAGGTGAACACGGCAACATACGTCCTGAACAAAGCTTCTATGGCCTTTCTGTAGCTCTTCAGTTTGGTAGTACAGAATCTGTAGAGAGGCATCACAATGGGGCATGATAGAGCAGTGACTTACCCAAGCAGACCGGGGTGAGACCACTCCACCGTCCAGCCTGCAGACAGTAGCTGTGGATATCCCCGTGGGCCAGGGTGTACCCTGCATAGCAGGCGTACTGGATGTAGTGTTTGTAGTCCCGGGGACCGGGGTTGTCTACCGGACGGAAGTAGAAGGTGCCATGAGCTGGCAGGGGAGGGTAAGGGCACAGCGGACGCCTGTTTAGGGTCACAGGCCTGGGCAGCTCCTCTGTGTTTGTAGCACCCTTAATAAGATGCTGGTCTGACCTGTTTAAAGAGAGATACGATGAGGTCCCATTGTGTCCAGAGGTTTCACCATCATCGCCGGACAATGGCGACGACGACGTCTCGTTCGCCTGACTGTGATGACTGTCACTTGTGTCGGTTTCACTGTCCTGTGAGGACCCGTTTGATGCCCAGTCCGGAGAGGTCACGTTGCGTCGATGAgtttcaccaccatcatcatcatcatcagataATGATGCAGTCTCCTTCACTTGGATGTGACGACCATACGTGTCTGTTCCATTGACCCAGTGGCTGGTGGTGCTGCTGGAGTTGATGAAGCTTGTGGAGCCGGTCTCAGTGGGTCTCTGAGGACGGGGctcctgtgtgtctgtgctgctCACATCTGCTGGCTCCGTAACGCCCTGGCCAGGCTCCAACTGGGTGGCCCCTGGCAGCACCGCCTTCCTGGGTAATGAATCCTCCTGCATAGCCTGGGCTATAGAGGTCCCCTGGTGCCAATACCCTTCAGCGACCGGCAGGCTGGATGTGGAAGTAATGGTCTCTGTAGTGgcagaggaggatgtggaggccTGAGGTCTAGTGGGATTCTCAGGggccccttctctgtctgttagATCCCTGGTGTCTTTCAAATTCTCCTCCACATGGTGAGTTTTGGGGCTGCGGGCTATGGAGTGTGGGTCTTTTAGGTGGGTGTGGGGGTCTTTAGGTGGTGCGTTGGCCAGCAACACGGGCTTGGAGGCGGTGTTAGCGATGGTATTGTAGTGAAGCTGTAGGTGGTTCTTCAGAGCAGACAGCACGTCAAGGTTCTGGCTCTGGATCCTGGGCATCGGGACGGTGGGCTCCTTCTGCTTCCATGAACTCATCATATCAGACTCTAGGAGGGGAGAGGCACAGAGGAGGACCGGGAGATATCATATCAGACTCTAGGAGGGGAGAGGCACAGAGGAGGATCAGGAGACATCATATCAGACTCTAGGAGGGGAGAGGCACAGAGGAGGATCAGGAGACATCATATCAGACTCTAGGAGGGAGAGGCGCAGAGGAGGATCAATACCAGGACACATCATCAGGCTCTAGGAGGGAGAGGCACAGAGGAGGATCAATACCAGGAGACATCATCAGACTCTAGGAGGGAGAGGCACAGAGGAGGATCAATACCAGGAGACATCATCAATCGATGCCTTCGTTTAAAGCAGGGTAAAAATCAGATTACAGGGTATGTTTCAAAATTAGTCCACATGAAGGAGGTAGCCTACTGTAGATTACCATGCTGATAGTAATCTACAGCTGTCTCACGCTCAGGCCTCACACtgaaaagagagaggtggagggccaCGGTGGACGCTCACCAAGGGGGCAAAGAGGACAAAGTCAGTAAGTCAAGTCTCTCACCCTTGCAGACAGGCTTGGTGCCGTTCCAGTTCTGACCCTTGCAGTAGAGCAGTGAGTGTCCATAGAGCCTGTAGCCAGCATCACAGCTGAAGAGAGCCCAGGACCCGTCCTCTGTCACACTGGTAACCCCCTGCAGGAGATCCCCTGGGCTGGGACACCCAGAGGCTggaatacacacacaggatattcAACACAGattagaagagaaagagagaaagaaagagagagagagagagaaatccaattttgatcaactcccatatctactgggtgaaataccacattgtgacatcacagcagcaagatttgtgacctgttgccacaagaaaagggcaaccagtgaagaacaaacaccattgtaaatacaacctatatttatttattttcccttttgtactttaactatttgcataaCATTACAACActctatatagacataatatgacatttgaaatgtctctattcttttggaacgtctgtgagtgtaatatttactgttcactttttgtttatttcacttgctttagcaatgCAAACACATATTTCCCATGCCGATAAAGCcccttggagggagggagggagggagggagggagggagggagggagggagggagggagggagggagggagggagggagggagggagagagagagagagagcaaaaaacacacacatttctttccacagggccgtggggtgagacagggatgcagcttaagcctcaccctcttcaacatatacatcaATTGGTGATGCatcacctagatctgtccccaaccaaggagggcctacagcagcacctagatcttctgcacagattctgtcagacctgggccctgtcagacctgggccctgtcagacctgggccctgtcagacctgggccctgtcagacctgggcccttacagacctgggccctgacagacctgggccctgacagacctgggccctgacagacctgggccctgtcagacctgggccctgtcagacctgggccctgacagacctgggccctgacagacctgggccctgacagacctgggccctgacagacctgggccctgtcagacctgggccctgtcagacctgggccctgacagtaaatctcagtaagacaaagaATGTGGTGTTCCAAagaaggtccagttgccaggaccacaaatacaaattccatctagacaccattgccctagagcacacaaaaaactatacataccctggccctaaacatcagcgccacaggtaacttccacaaagctgtgaacgatctgagagacaaggcaagaagggcattctatgccatcaaaaggaacataaaattcaacataccaattaggatctggctaaaaatacttgaatcagtcatagagcccattgccctttatggttgtgaggtctggggtccgctcaccaaccaagactttacaaaatgggacaaacaccaaattgagactcctccgtgtacaacgtagaacaggacaacagcacaattagacccaagaaaatcatgagaaaacaaaaagataattacttgacacattggaaagaattaacaaataaacagagcaaactagaatgctatttggccctacacagagagtacacagtggcagaatacctgaccactgtgactgacccaaacttaagaagAGCTTTGACTACCatcagactcagtgagcatagccttgctattgagaaattgagagagagacgtGTAACTTGTAAATACATGTATCAAACTCAAGTCACTTACCGACACACACGGGAGGTTCCCTGGTCCACTGTCCAGACACACAGCTGTTGGTTCTATATCCATGGATCTTATAGCCAGGGTTACAGGTGAACGCCACATACAGCCCGCTGTAACGGAAGAATGTTCTACCGTTTTCCACGTGTCTGAAACTACTGCATTCCTCACCCAATGACCCTGGAGACAGAACAGAGGTCAACATAAAGACAGTCTGATGCCACGAGGAGTTCCCATTGATCTCAAAAGTCCTTTTTTACCAAACAAACAGAAATAAGAGATCCAATAGATGAAATCCAAACCAGTTGACATGgtagacagactgactgacctgGAGGGAGGGTCCATAGCAGAGCGACTAGCGCAGAGAGAAGCCCTGTCAGAGCCCCCATGGTCTCTCCCTACAACAGACTGAGGtgctctactctttctctctctcccttcctctcactctctctactcttttctctctctttcccttcctctccctcgatctactcctctctctcccttcctctccctctctctactcttctctctttcccttcctctccctcgctctactcctctctctttactcttctctcccatcctccctctctttctccgtaTCTGTGATTCTCTGGCACCGTGTAGTTCTGAGTGTGCGTGTTCGCATGCATAtgttgtcctgtgtgtgtgttgtcctgtttgtgtgtgtgatcctGAACACCAGACCTGTGGAATGCCTCCGACCCTCCTGAGAGAGGCTGGTCCTGCCATTTGGCCTCCCTACCTGTCAGTCAGAAGTACGAGGTGTGTTTAACAGTGCTCACACATTGCTTTATAATTATGGGGCTTCCAATACACACCCACCTCTACATGCATGCACAAACatgtgcataaacacacacaccgaaTACAAATGTGAACCAACCGAGTAAGGAAACAGCCAGTAAAGAGCATTTAAAGCTACACATCACATTATACAACATAACAGCAACCTTACCGGTTCACTAGTTGATATAGAATAAGGAAGTCTCAGACAAGGCAGCCTCGTCTGAGATAGAACAGCCAATAGGAGCAGGAGTCtatttcctgtttctgtagtgaggcagctggatatacagtacacccccttggacaggacactagtctatcgcctgtttctgtagagacagtttgatgtacagtacaccccttggacaggacactagtctgtctcctgtttatgtagtgagacagcttgatgtacagtacacccccctCCTAATTAATTATAACCAGAGTCTGTTCATGCTTTTATTGACATGATATGCCAGGATCGGCCATCAACTGTTTTTATTGAGAAATGGTAATATACTTCCATGTCAGCATCATGGACtgtcagctctggtggacattcctttaGTCAATatgccaattacacgctccctcGAAACTTGTGAcatctgtgttgtgtgacaaaactgcacattttaaagtggccttttattgccccccccccccccccccccccccagcacaaggtgcacctgtgtaatgatcatgctgtttaatcagcttcttgatatgccacacctgtcaggtggatggattatcttggcaaaggagaaatgctcactaacagggatataaacaaatgtgtaaacaaaaatgtgtgcacaaaatttgagaggaatAAGCTTGGAACATTTGTGGGATTGTTTATTTTAGCTTCAtgaatcatgggaccaacactttacaccaggaagtaaatgagttaatagaccaataagaaagacgtcgaaacctctctgccaataacagatcATTTTCAGTTTtccagaccactcccagactgtcatagctaaattcttgcttgagaaatagctCTTTGCTAAAATAAGCTATTTtagtttctttttgaccattttaatgaaAAACAATCGCAGTAAGGtacttacccagaaatgatttaatattgagattttttttaaattaaaacatCTGCATTGGACCTTTGACCCTGAAGAGAGGATgtagcagtctggtctcagagtTACAGCCCTGTCTCAGACCTAGAAAAGATGGGGCAAAGTTCTGTTGGTCTGCAGAGCAGAGCTAGGACATGCCGCGGGGAGCTCTTGTCTGCGTTGTCTGTAGAAACCTCACGTGTGTTGGTCCGTCTCCATATCAGTAGCTGGTGAGAGTAGTGTGTTCTCCTCTGAGACATGTTCTACACCACAGGGAGAAGGGTGACCACATCTCCTAGATATATTCCTGACTCATGCAACTGCATGTGCTACATTGAGTGTATGGTTGACCACAAGACTGTTAAAGCCTGCAGAGCTAAAGCCAAGGCGAGCATGGCTCCCCTCAAGCCTGCTGCTGGTTTTTGTAGTACTCTCTCAGCATAGCTGCTGGTCTTTGTAGTTCTCTCAGCCTAGCTGCTGGTCTTTGTAGTTCTCTCAGCCTAGCTGCTGGTCTTTGTAGTTCTCTCAGCCTAGCCGCTGGTCTTTGTAGTTCTCTCAGCCTAGCCGCTGGTCTTTGTAGTTCTCTCAGCCTAGCCGCTGGTCTTTGTAGTTCGCTCAGCCTAGCTACTGGTCTTTGTAGTTCTCTCAGCCTAGCCGCTGGTCTTGGTAATTCTCTCAACCTAGCTGCTGGTCTTTGTAATTCTCTCAACCTAGTTGCTGGTCTTTGTAGTTCTCTCAGCCTAGCCGCTGGTCTTTGTAGTTCTCTCAGCCTAGCCGCTGGTCTTTGTAGTTCTCTCAGCCTAGCCGCTGGTCTTGGTAATTCTCTCAACCTAGCCGCTGGTCTTTGTAGTTCTCTCAGCCTAGCCGCTGGTCTTTGTAGTTCTCTCAGCCTAGCCGCTGGTCTTGGTAATTCTCTCAACCTAGCTGCTGGTCTTTGTAGTTCTCTCAGCCTAGCCGCTGGTCTTTGTAGTTCTCTCAGCCTAGCCGCTGGTCTTTGTAGTTCTCTCAGCCCTGCTGCTAGTGTTGGCTCACTGAGCTAAAGCGAAGTCATTGCCCGGGTAGCTAATGTGAGTCTTTAGCTCTACAACAGGGTTTCTCTCAGCCCTGCTGTTGGTCCTTAACATCCAGTTTGTGCACCACCCTGAAGGCCTCTAGGAACTCGTTGAAGTCGATGCTACCATCCTTGTTGAAGTCTATACTCTTAGCCAGTTCATCTATGGCCCGGTCATCCACCTCCACACCTAGGTGAGCACTAAACAGATGCCAGGTCTGACGGAACTCCTCGATGGATATCTGACCTGGAtggggagagacagtgagagaaactAAGGAATACTAAAACGGTTTTCTGTCTAACAAGCTAATGGTTAATATAGCATGATGTGAACTAGCAGGCGTATGAGCTGTAAAAGTAATCAGAGTAACGTACCAGAGTGGTCTTTGTCCATGATGTTGAAGATAATTTCAAGGTCTGTTCGATATCTGTAAAGAGTTTTAGCCAAGTTTGGAGTGACCTGAACAAAACACAGAGGGAGATTTTGTGAAAGGAGCAGCTTTATTGATTgccaaataaaatcaatcaattgaTCGATCAGTCTCTTCCTGGTTCTGACCTGGGGTATGGGTTGTCCCGGGCCCATGTCCTCGAAGCAGGACTGGTACTCGATGCTGCCATCTGGTGCCAGCCGTGCCAGGCGCGGGCGCAGAGTCCTCCAGGGCAGGTCCA
This genomic interval from Oncorhynchus clarkii lewisi isolate Uvic-CL-2024 chromosome 18, UVic_Ocla_1.0, whole genome shotgun sequence contains the following:
- the LOC139372912 gene encoding uncharacterized protein; the protein is MGALTGLLSALVALLWTLPPGSLGEECSSFRHVENGRTFFRYSGLYVAFTCNPGYKIHGYRTNSCVSGQWTREPPVCVASGCPSPGDLLQGVTSVTEDGSWALFSCDAGYRLYGHSLLYCKGQNWNGTKPVCKESDMMSSWKQKEPTVPMPRIQSQNLDVLSALKNHLQLHYNTIANTASKPVLLANAPPKDPHTHLKDPHSIARSPKTHHVEENLKDTRDLTDREGAPENPTRPQASTSSSATTETITSTSSLPVAEGYWHQGTSIAQAMQEDSLPRKAVLPGATQLEPGQGVTEPADVSSTDTQEPRPQRPTETGSTSFINSSSTTSHWVNGTDTYGRHIQVKETASLSDDDDDGGETHRRNVTSPDWASNGSSQDSETDTSDSHHSQANETSSSPLSGDDGETSGHNGTSSYLSLNRSDQHLIKGATNTEELPRPVTLNRRPLCPYPPLPAHGTFYFRPVDNPGPRDYKHYIQYACYAGYTLAHGDIHSYCLQAGRWSGLTPVCLEVTPCALNNGGCSQLCSVNQEQAQCHCRPGFILLEDHRTCRDVDECVEGQQQQRCQQTCVNTFGSFRCSCPYGHTLAGDGRACVAECPTGYRKQPSTPIPGGNLSRKECVDINECEEPEVSVPGHRCQWKCVNLPGSHRCICPRGYKLSSDRHHCRDINECGRKNGGCSHLCLNHKGSHQCSCPASHRLSPYSRRKCQPRKELQSNV